A stretch of Microbacterium caowuchunii DNA encodes these proteins:
- the crtI gene encoding phytoene desaturase family protein, protein MTRHGRTSLVIGGGIAGLATAALLAEEGYEVVLFEGRPEVGGRAGSWERDGFRFDTGPSWYLMPEVFDHFFRLLGTTSEAELDLVTLTPAYRVYSEPEPVGPGGALDVVSGRESAMALFESIEPGAGARLETYLDSAGDAYDLAVSRFLYDSYESLAGLRDPAVLRRIGRLASLLTVPLASRIEKRFTDTRLRQILGYAGVFLGGSPYDLPSLYHLMSHLDLDDGVRYPRGGFTALIAAIERLARERGVRVETDAEVDRIEVTSGRATGVVTTDGRHFTADLVVSTADLHHTETRLLPEASQTYPEKWWRRKTPSYGALLVLLGVRGELPQLAHHTLLFTEDWRTNFADIFGPDAHIPDPASLYVCRPSATDDTVAPEGHENLFVLVPIPAEPGLGRGGTDGTGDDTIERAADAAIAQIASWCGIPDLQERIVVRRTIAPGDFASDLHVWRGNALGLAHTLGQSALFRPRNASAKVDGLYYAGSSVLPGIGLPMCLISAELVVKRLRGDRSAGPLPEPLPRERSAPQTGTA, encoded by the coding sequence ATGACGCGCCACGGGCGTACGTCCCTCGTCATCGGCGGCGGCATCGCCGGCCTCGCGACGGCGGCGCTCCTCGCCGAGGAGGGGTACGAGGTGGTCCTGTTCGAGGGACGGCCCGAGGTGGGCGGCCGCGCGGGAAGCTGGGAACGCGACGGCTTCCGGTTCGACACCGGACCCAGCTGGTACCTCATGCCCGAGGTCTTCGATCACTTCTTCCGGCTGCTCGGGACGACCTCCGAGGCGGAGCTCGACCTCGTGACGCTCACCCCCGCCTACCGGGTCTACTCCGAGCCGGAGCCGGTGGGCCCGGGCGGCGCCCTCGACGTCGTCTCCGGCCGGGAATCGGCCATGGCCCTGTTCGAGTCGATCGAGCCCGGCGCCGGTGCCCGGCTGGAGACGTATCTCGACTCGGCCGGTGACGCCTACGACCTCGCCGTCTCCCGCTTCCTCTACGATTCCTACGAATCGCTCGCGGGCCTGCGCGACCCGGCCGTGCTCCGCCGGATCGGCCGGCTGGCGAGCCTGCTGACCGTCCCCCTGGCATCCCGCATCGAGAAACGCTTCACGGACACCCGCCTGCGGCAGATCCTGGGGTATGCGGGCGTGTTCCTGGGCGGCTCCCCGTACGACCTGCCGAGCCTCTACCACCTCATGAGCCATCTCGACCTCGACGACGGCGTGCGCTATCCGCGGGGCGGCTTCACCGCGCTGATCGCTGCCATCGAGCGCCTCGCGCGGGAGCGCGGCGTCCGCGTGGAGACGGACGCCGAGGTGGACCGTATCGAGGTGACGAGCGGACGCGCGACAGGTGTCGTGACCACCGACGGCCGGCACTTCACCGCCGATCTCGTCGTGTCGACCGCGGACCTGCATCACACCGAGACCCGTCTGCTCCCCGAGGCCTCGCAGACCTACCCGGAGAAGTGGTGGCGCAGGAAGACGCCGAGCTACGGCGCCCTGCTGGTACTCCTCGGCGTCCGCGGCGAGCTGCCCCAGCTCGCGCACCACACCCTGCTGTTCACCGAGGACTGGCGCACCAATTTCGCCGACATCTTCGGTCCGGACGCCCACATCCCGGATCCTGCTTCGCTCTACGTGTGCCGGCCGAGCGCGACGGACGACACGGTCGCGCCCGAGGGGCACGAGAACCTGTTCGTCCTCGTCCCCATCCCGGCCGAGCCGGGGCTCGGCCGCGGCGGCACCGACGGCACGGGCGACGACACGATCGAGCGCGCCGCCGACGCCGCGATCGCGCAGATCGCATCGTGGTGCGGCATCCCGGATCTGCAGGAGCGGATCGTCGTCCGCCGTACGATCGCCCCGGGGGACTTCGCGTCGGACCTGCACGTCTGGCGCGGCAACGCGCTCGGACTGGCGCACACGCTGGGTCAGAGCGCCCTCTTCCGGCCACGGAACGCCTCCGCGAAGGTCGACGGTCTCTACTACGCCGGTTCGTCGGTGCTTCCGGGGATCGGCCTGCCGATGTGCCTCATCTCCGCCGAGCTCGTCGTCAAACGCCTCCGCGGCGACCGTTCCGCCGGCCCCCTCCCCGAGCCGCTGCCGCGGGAACGGTCCGCCCCGCAGACGGGGACGGCCTGA
- a CDS encoding phytoene/squalene synthase family protein: MTRTDSVPTGLTLYDRTAETAAAAVIRAYSTSFSLASRLLGPRPRPHVRNVYALVRIADEIVDGPAREAGLDELAQAAVLDELEQETEAAVTRGFSANLVVHAFARTARECGIGTDLTAPFFASMRTDISTRTHDDDSHDAYVYGSAEVVGLMCLAIFENAGAERPGAPSPHLVAGARALGRAFQDVNFLRDLDHDSHELGRDYLAVDDHSRTRTDVLDRIDADLAAAADVIPFLPLDCRRAVTAAHDLFAALSDRLRNEPVDGRRVSVPASQKATLAARAWLGGAPRGARA, from the coding sequence GTGACCCGAACCGATTCCGTCCCGACCGGACTCACCCTGTACGACCGAACCGCCGAGACGGCGGCCGCCGCGGTCATCCGTGCGTACTCCACCTCCTTCTCCCTCGCCTCGCGCCTTCTCGGACCTCGGCCGCGTCCGCACGTGCGGAACGTCTACGCCCTCGTGCGCATCGCCGACGAGATCGTGGACGGCCCCGCTCGGGAGGCGGGACTCGACGAGCTCGCCCAGGCGGCGGTCCTCGACGAACTGGAGCAGGAGACGGAGGCTGCGGTCACCCGCGGATTCAGCGCCAACCTCGTCGTCCACGCGTTTGCCCGGACGGCACGCGAGTGCGGCATCGGCACGGATCTGACCGCGCCGTTCTTCGCCTCCATGCGCACGGACATCTCGACGCGCACGCACGACGACGACTCGCACGACGCCTACGTGTACGGCTCCGCGGAGGTCGTGGGCCTCATGTGCCTCGCCATCTTCGAGAACGCCGGTGCGGAGCGGCCGGGCGCGCCCTCTCCGCACCTCGTGGCGGGGGCACGCGCTCTCGGCCGCGCCTTCCAGGACGTGAATTTCCTCCGCGACCTCGATCACGACTCGCACGAGCTCGGACGGGACTACCTCGCCGTCGACGACCACTCCCGGACCCGGACGGACGTCCTCGACCGCATCGACGCCGATCTCGCCGCCGCGGCGGACGTCATCCCGTTCCTCCCACTGGACTGCCGGCGCGCGGTGACCGCGGCGCACGATCTGTTCGCCGCGCTCTCCGACCGCCTGCGGAACGAGCCGGTCGACGGGCGACGGGTCAGCGTCCCCGCCTCGCAGAAGGCGACGCTCGCGGCACGGGCGTGGCTCGGCGGCGCGCCGCGCGGTGCGCGGGCATGA
- a CDS encoding polyprenyl synthetase family protein produces MIHGLGPDVRQGIDDEIDAALARLRRRAGDLGESFAALADAVTRAASGGKRFRPALVVANFEAFGGRADEMTGVYPVAASFELLHTAFVVHDDVIDHDIERRGIPNIAGEFRLRGSGAGAGAVAAAGLGDAAAILGGDLLLYEATRLIALADISANRRAALMALFDDAVVVSAAGELADVENALRGADQSGDSLLTAAHDKTAVYSFTAPLRAGALLAGASAQDLETLRLCGGDLGLAYQLVDDLIGAFGTTDQAGRDAGGDLREAKRTPLIALAQQTPSWPTVSDALSRAHTGAIAVLEAQRVLDESGARTRLCGLVEDTLAQALISAERLPSAAATLLGGIAERIRERIP; encoded by the coding sequence ATGATCCACGGCCTCGGGCCCGACGTCCGCCAGGGAATCGATGACGAGATCGACGCCGCTCTGGCGCGGCTGCGCCGGCGCGCCGGCGACCTCGGCGAGTCCTTCGCGGCGCTGGCGGATGCGGTCACCCGCGCCGCCAGCGGCGGGAAGCGATTCCGTCCCGCCCTCGTCGTGGCGAACTTCGAGGCCTTCGGCGGGCGCGCCGACGAGATGACCGGCGTCTACCCCGTCGCCGCATCCTTCGAGTTGCTGCACACCGCCTTCGTCGTGCACGACGACGTCATCGATCACGACATCGAGCGGCGCGGCATCCCGAACATCGCCGGCGAGTTCCGCCTGCGCGGGTCCGGCGCCGGAGCGGGCGCCGTGGCCGCCGCAGGACTCGGCGACGCCGCCGCGATCCTCGGCGGAGACCTGCTGCTGTACGAAGCGACGCGCCTGATCGCCCTCGCCGACATCTCGGCGAATCGCCGCGCCGCCCTGATGGCCCTCTTCGACGATGCCGTGGTGGTCTCGGCCGCGGGCGAGCTCGCCGACGTGGAGAACGCCCTGCGCGGGGCGGACCAGTCCGGCGACTCCCTCTTGACGGCCGCCCACGACAAGACCGCCGTCTACTCCTTCACCGCTCCGCTGCGCGCCGGAGCTCTGCTGGCCGGAGCCTCCGCCCAGGACCTCGAAACGCTGCGCCTGTGCGGAGGCGACCTGGGACTGGCCTATCAGCTCGTCGACGACCTCATCGGAGCGTTCGGCACGACCGACCAGGCCGGACGGGATGCCGGCGGCGACCTGCGCGAGGCGAAGCGCACACCCCTGATCGCTCTCGCGCAGCAGACCCCCTCCTGGCCGACCGTCAGCGACGCCCTCTCCCGCGCGCACACCGGCGCGATCGCGGTCCTGGAGGCGCAGCGCGTCCTCGACGAGAGCGGCGCCCGCACCCGGCTCTGCGGCCTGGTGGAGGACACCCTCGCCCAGGCCCTCATCTCCGCAGAACGGCTGCCGTCGGCGGCCGCCACCCTGCTCGGCGGCATCGCCGAGCGCATCCGAGAGCGCATTCCGTGA
- the idi gene encoding isopentenyl-diphosphate Delta-isomerase — translation MDEIEYVVLLDDEGNEIGTAPKSSVHGTDTALHLAFSCHVLNEDGEILVTRRALHKKTWPGVWTNSFCGHPKPAEPLLQAVHRRAEFELGLALTQIQLALPLFRYRATDASGVVEHEVCPVYIARAEGEPVLNPLEVVDARWVDPAELAASLRTTPWAFSPWLVLQAEQLDLFAARRPLEHRVAS, via the coding sequence ATGGACGAGATCGAGTACGTCGTTCTGCTGGACGACGAGGGAAACGAAATCGGCACGGCCCCCAAGAGCAGTGTGCACGGAACCGACACGGCTCTGCACCTGGCATTCTCCTGCCACGTCCTCAACGAAGACGGGGAGATCCTGGTGACGCGCCGCGCACTTCACAAGAAGACGTGGCCGGGCGTCTGGACCAACAGCTTCTGCGGTCACCCGAAGCCGGCGGAGCCCCTCCTCCAGGCGGTCCACCGCCGGGCCGAGTTCGAACTGGGACTCGCGCTCACCCAGATCCAGCTGGCACTCCCCCTGTTCCGCTACCGGGCCACCGATGCCAGCGGCGTCGTCGAGCACGAGGTCTGCCCCGTCTACATCGCCCGCGCCGAGGGCGAGCCCGTCCTGAATCCGCTGGAAGTCGTCGACGCCCGTTGGGTCGACCCCGCCGAGCTGGCGGCGTCCCTGCGCACGACCCCGTGGGCATTCAGCCCCTGGCTGGTGCTGCAGGCCGAGCAGCTCGATCTGTTCGCCGCACGCAGACCCCTCGAGCACCGGGTGGCCTCATGA